A single region of the Winslowiella toletana genome encodes:
- a CDS encoding exoribonuclease II has product MFQDNPLLAQLKEKLHSQTPRVEGVVKGTEKGFGFLEVDAQKSYFIPPPQMKKVMHGDRVIAVVQTDKDREIAEPEKLVEPFLTRFVGRVQKKDDRLSIVPDHPLLKDAIQCRPDRQVQHDFQAGDWAVAEMRRHPLKGDRSFYAELTHFITTADDHLAPWWVTLSRHNLEREAPDVAAPTGMIDEQLEREDLTALEFVTIDSASTEDMDDALYVEEAADGALRLTIAIADPTAYVQAGSKLDAIAAERAFTNYLPGFNIPMLPRQLSDDICSLRPDVRRPVLACRVTVAADGTLADDIHFFAAWIESKAKLVYDNVSDWLENSGEWQPESDAIANQIRLLHRLCLARGEWRQNHALVFKDRPDYRFLLGEKGEVLDIIAEPRRIANRIVEEAMITANICAAIVLREKLGFGVYNVHLGFDSTNAEQAAAILAANGVTVDPTAIVTLEGFRALRRELDSHPTQFLDSRIRRFQSFAEISTEPGPHFGLGLEAYATWTSPIRKFGDMINHRLLKAIIKGEQIARPVDDLTVKMSERRRQNRMAERDVGDWLYSRYLQKSAGTDTRFSAEIIDISRGGMRVRLLDIGAVAFIPAPFLHAVRDEMVCSQESGTVQIKGEVVYRVTDIIDVTIAEVRMETRSVVARPAV; this is encoded by the coding sequence ATGTTCCAGGATAACCCGCTGCTCGCGCAGCTTAAAGAGAAGCTCCACTCCCAGACGCCGCGTGTTGAGGGTGTGGTTAAAGGCACTGAAAAAGGATTCGGCTTTTTAGAAGTCGATGCGCAAAAAAGCTACTTCATTCCGCCACCGCAGATGAAGAAAGTGATGCACGGTGACCGTGTGATCGCCGTGGTGCAGACTGACAAGGATCGTGAAATTGCCGAGCCGGAAAAACTGGTAGAGCCTTTCCTGACGCGCTTTGTTGGGCGTGTGCAGAAGAAAGACGATCGCTTATCCATTGTCCCCGATCATCCGCTGTTGAAAGATGCCATCCAGTGTCGCCCGGATCGTCAAGTACAGCACGATTTCCAGGCCGGTGACTGGGCGGTAGCAGAAATGCGTCGCCATCCGTTAAAAGGCGACCGCAGCTTTTATGCTGAGCTGACCCATTTTATCACCACTGCTGACGACCACCTGGCGCCGTGGTGGGTGACACTGTCACGTCATAATCTCGAGCGTGAAGCGCCGGATGTTGCCGCACCGACCGGAATGATTGACGAGCAGCTGGAGCGTGAAGATCTTACCGCGCTGGAATTTGTCACGATTGACAGCGCCAGCACCGAAGATATGGACGATGCGCTGTATGTGGAAGAAGCCGCCGATGGCGCACTGCGCCTGACCATCGCGATTGCCGATCCTACCGCTTATGTGCAGGCTGGCAGCAAGCTGGATGCCATCGCCGCTGAACGTGCTTTCACCAACTATCTGCCAGGTTTCAATATTCCGATGCTGCCGCGGCAGCTGTCGGACGACATCTGCTCGCTGCGCCCTGACGTACGTCGTCCGGTGCTGGCTTGCCGCGTCACCGTCGCTGCGGACGGCACGCTGGCTGATGATATTCACTTCTTCGCTGCCTGGATTGAGTCGAAAGCCAAACTGGTTTATGACAACGTCTCCGACTGGCTGGAAAACAGCGGTGAATGGCAGCCGGAATCTGACGCCATTGCCAATCAGATCCGTCTGTTACACCGTCTGTGTCTGGCACGTGGCGAATGGCGTCAGAACCATGCGCTGGTGTTTAAAGACCGCCCTGATTACCGCTTCCTGCTGGGTGAAAAAGGCGAAGTCCTCGACATCATTGCTGAACCGCGTCGTATCGCCAACCGCATCGTTGAAGAAGCGATGATTACCGCAAATATCTGCGCTGCGATAGTGCTGCGTGAGAAACTGGGCTTCGGCGTGTACAACGTCCACCTTGGTTTTGACAGCACCAACGCTGAACAAGCGGCGGCAATTCTTGCGGCTAATGGCGTGACCGTTGACCCCACCGCGATTGTTACGCTGGAAGGTTTCCGCGCGCTGCGTCGCGAACTGGATTCTCATCCGACTCAGTTCCTCGACAGCCGTATACGTCGTTTCCAGTCCTTTGCAGAGATCAGCACCGAGCCGGGCCCGCACTTTGGTCTGGGTCTGGAAGCCTACGCAACCTGGACCTCACCTATCCGTAAGTTCGGCGATATGATCAACCATCGCCTGCTGAAAGCGATTATTAAAGGCGAGCAGATTGCGCGTCCGGTAGATGATCTGACGGTGAAAATGAGCGAACGTCGCCGTCAGAACCGTATGGCGGAACGTGACGTTGGTGACTGGCTCTACTCACGCTATCTGCAAAAATCTGCTGGCACCGACACCCGCTTCAGCGCTGAGATTATTGATATCTCACGCGGCGGTATGCGCGTGCGTCTGCTGGACATCGGCGCGGTCGCCTTTATTCCTGCTCCGTTCCTGCATGCAGTGCGCGACGAAATGGTTTGCAGCCAGGAAAGCGGCACCGTGCAGATCAAAGGCGAAGTGGTTTATCGCGTTACTGATATCATTGATGTCACCATCGCCGAAGTGCGGATGGAAACGCGTAGCGTAGTGGCTCGCCCGGCGGTTTAA